The stretch of DNA ATGTGACGAGTAGCACCCGTTTCCAGCCGCGCACACGGGCTAGTTGCCGGACACGGGCGGCCTCGTCGCGGGTGGTGGTCACGTTGGCTAAGGTGAGAACTTGAGGGCCGCCATCTGGATACAGGCCGCGAATGTAGACCCGTTCGAGATCGCTGATTTTGGGGCAATTCTTCGGCCCGATCAGGCCCGATTGCTGGGACACGGAGAGCGTGGGGGCCAACCCTGCCCGCCACAGTTCCAGCCCCCGGATCAGGCGGGCGAGGCTGGACGGTTCCAGCGCCCCCGTGCCGCACCACACGCCCGCACCCAACACAATTACGGCATCCGCCTGCACAGGTTCAGTACTTTCGGTCAGTGAGGCCAGCGGCGCACGTAGCACAGGGGTCAGCAGGCAGAGGGCAAACACCGCTGCCAGCAGGCCCGCGCCCACCTTCAGGACGCGGCGTGCGGGCCGGAATGCGCCCAGGCCCGCGCAGATCAGAATGAGGGCCAGCAGCAGCGGCACAGGCGCACGAATCTCACCCAAGTAAGCGGCGAGCACGGCCAAGGCGGAACCTATCGCCACACCGCTCAGCACGCCGTTTCTCCGCTCTTTGACGTCGTTTTGTTTTCCTTGCTGGCCCAGAGTCACGCGGGGCAGTGTAGCGGGGCAGGCCACAACAAGGAGGCAAGCGTCCCACTGATAATCCAGAATCAACTTTATACTGCGGCCAATGACTCGCCGTGCGCCTTCCATTTCTCCCCGTGTGCTGGCCGCTTCTGCACTGGTGGTCGCCGCCTTCCTGGCCGCGTTTTTGCTGCTGGCCCCCAGACTCGCCAGGCCCGCTGAGTCGAGCACCGAGACCCGCTTTGTGCGCGAGATGATCCAGCACCACGCGCAGGCCGTGGACATGGCGACCCGGATTCGTGACCGCAGCACAGACCGCAGCCTGCGTTCGTTGGCGCTGGATATTCAGTTGTCTCAGCAGGAACAGATCGGGCAGATGCGCGGCTGGCTAACGCTGTGGGGCCTGCCGTGGGGCGGCGCAGGCATGAGTTCAGAACACGCCGCGATGATGGGTATGGCGACCCCCGCAGAACTCGGTCAGTTAGATTCCGGTACGCCCGTACAGGCCGAACGCGAATTTTTGCAACTGATGATCCGGCACCATCAGGGGGCTGTGGCGATGGTAAAACCTGTGCTGAACGAGCGAGTGCGCCCCGAAGTGCTGACCCTCGCCCGCCAGATCGCTGCCACACAGGGCGCAGAAATCCGCACCATGACCGAATTGTTGCAGGCCAGAGGCGCGGAACCATTGCCCGCTCTGGCCTCAGCCACCACAGAACTTGACCCAGCTCATGACCATCCGGCGGGCACTCCCACAGAGCATGATCACCCAGCCGAAGCCGTCCCGGCGCACGATCACAGCGAGTAGGCCAGCCTGAAGGGGGCGGGGATTGGCTAAGGGTCTAAGAACAGCGACAGCCAGAGCTGCACAGTCTCAGCCAACGCGAACTTTCACGAGCTACCCTTAAACCCTACCACTTGTCGTCGTCTACCACGTCCCGCTTCCCACCTTGACGTTCGCGGCGTCGCTCAGTTTTACCTGCCTTCTTTTTCGGGCGCGGCGGCAGGGCCAATTCGTACATGCGGGTAGGGTCGCACATGGCGGGCACTTCGCCCAGGCGGTCACTGGGGTCGGCAGTGCGGAGATTGCCTGCAGGGTGAAGGTGGCGCTCGCCGCAATACGGGCACTCGTCTACCACCCAGAACATGACGCGGGTGCCGGGGAGGTCACGCAGCGTCACGAACGCCATGCGCGGGGTCGTTTTGTCCTTCTTTCCCATAGCTGCCGAGCCTAGCCCGCCCCAGCCGATCAGATTGTGCGCTCAGACCAAGCCCAATACAGTCAACCTCAGGCTTCTTCTTCCGAATCTTTGAGGTAGGTGACGATGCTGCGGCAAGGCGTTAGGCCAGCGCGGGTATACAGGGCGCGGGCGGCGCGGGCATGGTCGTGGGCACGGGCACGCAAGGTACGCAGGGCCGGATGGGTGTCGGCCTCGGCGGCGGCGAGGGCCAGCAGCGTGCGCCCATAGCCCTGGCCACGTTCGGCGGGATGCACCGCAAGGTAGGTCAGGTCGGCGCGGGTGGCCTCGGTATTCAGTTCCAGTTCAGCAAATCCCACCGGGCGGCCTTCTTTCATCAGGGCAATCAGGCGCACATCGTCGCGGTGAAAATGGGCGTGGTAGTCCTCTGGTGCCCAGTCCAGCCGTCCGGCCCAGCCGTCTTCGCTGGCGCGGTAGAGGGCCATGTATTCGGCCTGGGGCAACTGCCGGGAAATCGTGTGCCCATCGGGGGCGCGGGCCGCAGGCGTCAGGCGTTGCAGCGGCGCTGAATAAAAGTCGGTGGTATGCATGGGCGTCAGGCCCGCCACTTCCAGGGCTTCCCGCACGGCTACGTTGTCGAGGGCGCAAAAGGCGTACACGGGCAACCCTTCTGCGTGGGCCACGGCGCGGGTCAGCAG from Deinococcus sp. QL22 encodes:
- a CDS encoding YdcF family protein encodes the protein MGQQGKQNDVKERRNGVLSGVAIGSALAVLAAYLGEIRAPVPLLLALILICAGLGAFRPARRVLKVGAGLLAAVFALCLLTPVLRAPLASLTESTEPVQADAVIVLGAGVWCGTGALEPSSLARLIRGLELWRAGLAPTLSVSQQSGLIGPKNCPKISDLERVYIRGLYPDGGPQVLTLANVTTTRDEAARVRQLARVRGWKRVLLVTSPSHSARAARLFRTQLAPLGVAVTSVNAPETCFDTTLPLPSDRLAALRVLLYEGISRVKAGVGGTPER
- a CDS encoding DUF305 domain-containing protein; the encoded protein is MTRRAPSISPRVLAASALVVAAFLAAFLLLAPRLARPAESSTETRFVREMIQHHAQAVDMATRIRDRSTDRSLRSLALDIQLSQQEQIGQMRGWLTLWGLPWGGAGMSSEHAAMMGMATPAELGQLDSGTPVQAEREFLQLMIRHHQGAVAMVKPVLNERVRPEVLTLARQIAATQGAEIRTMTELLQARGAEPLPALASATTELDPAHDHPAGTPTEHDHPAEAVPAHDHSE
- a CDS encoding GNAT family N-acetyltransferase, with the protein product MIRPMQTTDTPDVLALLNWMDDAPHREVFAPDARTADELHLECEDSTCLVDADDEGNVLGYCAVSPFRDGVVIEGPVSEGGHTAALLTRAVAHAEGLPVYAFCALDNVAVREALEVAGLTPMHTTDFYSAPLQRLTPAARAPDGHTISRQLPQAEYMALYRASEDGWAGRLDWAPEDYHAHFHRDDVRLIALMKEGRPVGFAELELNTEATRADLTYLAVHPAERGQGYGRTLLALAAAEADTHPALRTLRARAHDHARAARALYTRAGLTPCRSIVTYLKDSEEEA